The Pieris rapae chromosome 1, ilPieRapa1.1, whole genome shotgun sequence genome contains the following window.
aGAAGCtgccaaaatatttattttaatttatcagtgTTAAATTTCACGGATGATTGACCAATTTCAACAAGCAATTTGCTTTTAGTTCTAAAGAAATCAATACCCATTAACTTAAGGAAATCTGCAACGCATGAGAACAATATTTATGGgtacattaaaataactttaaatatcacTTGTAGACCTTCAGGGCACCCCGGTTGATTTAAAACAAGGAATATTGCGGAAATATGAATTGGTTTaatgtaatcaaaatatttgtgtattatacATTTCAGATAAACATGTCCGACAATGTACTCTCGAAAAGTTATGGAACAAGCAGACGGGAGCCATACAAATGCTTTTATCGATTTTGgaggtatatatattattatatctaccTTATCTAGTAATTATCGATGACTCTGTTGTGAGagctatattataaaaatgattattttcattacagaCTTCTAGGGATATGGCGACAACAACTTACATATCTTCGATATTGAGAGAAGCATTATGTTTGAAGCAAGGAAAGGGAAAGAAATGTTCAGGTGGGTACTGCAACTGTTTCGTTTCCAATTACTATTTACAGAATATTTACTGACGCAATTGTTCTTTGACAAACCAGTTATCAATGATACATCAGGTTCAAAGAAGAAAGAATGTAAAAAGACAGGAAAAGAAAACGTCCCGCCACTTAGTAAAAAGGGTATGTCGTTTCCTTTGGGCACCCAATGGGCTTCTGCACCAAAACTGAATAAcagctttaaaatataaaactcacACAACTAACACAGTCATCAATAATTGACTAATACCGTCTGTCCAATTGTCATTCCGCCTACTGACATTTTGGCACGAAGTCATTTAAACCTGACATTGGACTACTTTATCCGAAGCCTTGTTAATTGTAACATTTGAATAGCTTTTACGGCATGACATTTTGTATGTGTAACATTACGACACGTTGTATAGACACTAATAATCGTTATTAACAGGATGTTACGAAGACTTGATTCAGTAAATAAAGCAGTAGGTAAATGATATCTAATATTTCAGCCAATAACATTGCGAGGCAGCAATGTTGTCAACATTTAATATCACTAAACGGGACACAGGTCCTGCTTCGTACGATAATTACGACGCATGGGAAACGCGATGGGAATGTCGGCACGGAACTGATGCTGCACGACTTGGTCTGGATTCTTGCAGCACTGTCCCCGAAAGGTATGAgcgattaataatatattgtgtttatttcaGCCAACAATACGATGCGGCTTCAGTGCGCACAGGATTTTATATCGATGAAGGGAACACAAACAATTATTAGAAGAGTTATATCGGCCGTGCATGATAAGCGTGAGCGACATGCTGGTACAGAGCTAGTAATACAAGACCTCGTATGGATACTAGCTCCTCTGAGTAGCCGAGGTTATATGAAATTCAGTCTCATTACGTAGGTTTTAGAGTAAAACATTTGGCATTAGAAAACTTTACAAATTTCTTACTTGTACCGCACAATAAAGCACAGTTATTTCAATTTCTTCAATATTCAGCCAATCTAGATAATTTATTGGTACTTAAGAGCCTTGACTAAAGAACAGCGTAACCGCCGCTGTTAAGcaaaattcaaaatgcaatattcaaaatcatttattcatgtaggtaacataatgtatacttttggacgtcaaaaaagaaaaatacattaaatgcctctaattttaaatttactgccagttctcaaatcaagggcgtacggtagagaagaactggcaataaactctccgccactcttttgcacattttttatttatttaaatcttgcCTACAATCAGACAAACTTAACTTATACTGAACTATTACTGATATGTACTATTTTGTAATCGATTAGAAATTGGACAAAACCCATCTAAAATGAAATGCATTTTGCAGATACAAAATTCGCAATGAAAGTAAGGATGTTAGGCTGCGTCAGAACTATGcatcttattttaaaaggacACTTCACCGACAATAAACTGATATTTCCTCTCCTAGTTATTATGAAACAACTCGCAAAAAATCGTAAGTAAATAATCAAGCAGACATATGGAAAAATGCAAAcaagaattatttatagttggttaattaatgttgtttttaacgAGTTTTTAGTTGGTACCTAGTCTTTTTTGCATTACACATTATTTATGGTCTTGTCTTGcctgtttaattttatgaacattttaaaaatttatgtccAGGGTTACTCTGTAACTTAAATACTGATTTCGATTCCAATATTGAGCATAAGATTTAGAAACGAGTCGATTTCTCCATATGTCTGACCGACGGCAAAAATGTATCGGATTTTAACTATCGGAAATCGCAGTTCGTAAATCTCGTTTGCGACATTAGCGCTgtggatttaaaatattgtgtaacaCGTGATATTTCCAAActtaatactaaatttataaatcgGTTTTACAGAGTATCCCTGCAACGTTCGTGCACTTGAATAGACTGTTAGgacattaaaatcattttggtTCATTACAGCTgtaacaacatctattttaattCGAGACGGCGCGATCACGACATATGAGCGGGTGCTTGTTAGTCTCGGCTTCATACCGACCGCCAGACTGCGCCTGTGTCTAGACGCTATTGATTACTTCAGTAAAAACAGTTAAGTGATAACTAGATTTACTAACCAATGCGTCGTTATACTTAGGAatgaatacttaatttttgtttgatataaaatattgtatcacTAACTTTTAATAGCATAAAGCGCGAAAAGCGATGCCctaatgttttattgatttttattatctgaTATCAAATGAGTTTTcgataagatttattttaacagttgccaaaaatctatataatataccaaatgtttaaatttctcATTTTTGGATCAATGacaatatttgataaaatttactCAATGCAAAGGCATGTATTAGTTTAGTACACGAGATATCACAAGTCATTGATGATATATAAACCATACTCGTACTTCTACCAGTTAAGTTACACAAAGGTAACTCATACAGAGGTATGCTGCATGCAGATCGTGAAGACAGGTCTGTGTAGCGTGCTTCTCCGTGTCTTCGATCGTTGGGATCGCTACGAGGGACGCATGCGGCTTAAGATCTGTGCACATATACTGCAAACACTACAGCACTTGTGTAATATCAGTACGTATGGCATTATGATATTAGACACATCACAACACTATTAcactacatataaaaatatatgcattGGCTACAATAAACTCTTGACTTATTGTTCATTTCTAGAATCTTTTGAGATTTTTCAGTGAATTCCTGGTCATGTTCTACACCGTTAAAGGCACAGCATTCAGATGTTGTCTgtcaaagaataataataattcagtggcactacaactcTTTATCCTTAGCATTATAGGCATGTAAGTGATCAGCCTATGCCTGGCATATGTTGTAGGTTTATGTGTTTTAAGAGATTTATTTCCACACAATGTTTACCTGCACTAAAACATAGTAGTTTTTAGCAAAATCGATTAGTGCAAAGACGTAATTGATGTCGTTTAAAGTAGCTTAAACGACATCAACAACTGCTTTGTCCATGTACGTATGtagtaaatgaataataaatgaaatatttcacATTGATTCAAAGTAGAGCAACattcaaaaactaaaaattctaCAGAATACACTTTAGATAATGAAGCGTGATAGCTTTAATATTCGAAATGCCAATCGTAGTCAttagtgatttaaaaaaaaaacatgttcaattaataatagtcCCACGAAACATTAGAAAAGCCAGCATCTTTTAACTgaggtaaataatttaagattatttgtgACTCAAGCAATTTCTTTTCAAAACATGAATAAGTATTTCGTTTCAGtgaaagtaataaagaattaaattagttGCATATAGGTGAATATGAAATTACAGAAGCGGGTCGCAGATCCCTCTGTACCAAGAAACATGTACAGACCCTACACAGATTTTGCTCCCAGTGTCCAGATGAGCCAGAATTTGATGGACTCTTAGCGAGAGTTTGTTCCGTTATCACGCTTTGTCTTAGACATCAAGCACTTCCAGTTCCTGTTACAAGCCCAGCTTCTTTCAACCTCAATCCTATTCTGAAAGGTATTTCTTTTGATGCATCtatattaactaatatattgtCATCTATTTTATCtagtaatgtattttataaatcaaattgtatttgtttgcgttctggttttttttaaatgtatttcttataatttctTGTTAATATTAGTAAAGTGGACACTATTGTATCTCATAACTAAGGTCtgcctataaaaaaaagcaattacAGAAGCATTACCTTCGTTCGTAAAGGTTACCaagcattttttttctaaaattattattatacacacaACATCTTTAGGTATGTGCCTCAGATTTCAGAATCTATTGCATGATaacttttaaatcttatagcCAAGAAGTTGATCAGACTTtggtgcctgacacacgccattgactttttgggtcaaagacatcagtttcctcacgatgttttccttcaccgttcgagcgactTAATTGTATAGAGAGTCCATCGTtgcatagccggggatcgaacttacatcaaggatgagagtcgcacgctaaagccattAGGATAACACAGCTCCGATAACTAttatactttagttaaaatgattcagtaagggcctgtttcacaatgtccggataagttccaaataagctatttgttacttatttgtaggataaacagtatatttgcgtttcacgactgtcagatagcgctatacttcatgaaatgtgaagtatcttatttggaacttttatctttcgaataatttatgtgttgcatagctatttggcactttatccatacattgtgaaacaggccctaagaatttagtatttatgaaTACTTTTGAACAAAACACTTCCAGGAACGAATACTTCATGGCCATGTCATGATGATGAGGAAGAAGCGGCAAATTCAGATTCTAAGACAATAAATTCAGATTTAGATGAAGATGGCCCTGACATAGATATAGAAGGTATTGACGAGTTTCCAGATGTTGAATATGATGAAAACGATGAAAAAGTCAAGGGAGAAAATGAAGATGctaaaaatcaaatgaaaagTGCGGATAGTTTGCAAAGTGCGTTATGGATTAACTCTAATGAGAGAGACATAGAAGACTTAAAAAAGTGAGAAGAATATCTCTTGCTATGACTTATTTGGTAGagctacatatataaaatatctaggCAATTTGAGATCTCTCAATCCCCACAgacatatatgataatattctTCGAGGTTTTACTAACAGTTATTGCTAGCACTCAAATCCCTTTCCAGTTAAATATCATTTGCTACTTTCCGAAATGATATTCTTAAACTAATcctttatgtaaaaaaaatgtttcagatactttatatttttcaaagaatttGGTTCCTATAATAGACAAGTGAAACTAGTAAAGAGCCGCTCGAATTCACGAGGATCAATACTAGAAGACTTTTTGGTGACACAAGCTGCCAATAAAAATGTTCCATCTTCTATAAATTTGTCGTTTACAACGAATTTAGGGAGTGTGGAATACGATATGATGGGCTCGTCGCAGACACCTGTGCTGCCAGCTTACCACCGGATACATGAGAGCTCGTGTAAGACAGTTCAAGATTTATCCTTAGCATACGAAAAATCAAATAGGTACAATAAAGTTGTTTTGTAAACTTAAGgtcaaatttatgaaaattggAACGaagatttacaattattatttttaatatttactgctTTACTAAACTATAGCTAAATAGgagatttaaacatttttgataCTTTTGAGTTctggtttaaattttttgggaattatgtttaactaattaatatttatttgtacctCAGAATAGTGTAGTGATCAgtgtatatgtaatttaaattatgttttattattttgaaatttaactgACCTTCCTTAAACGCCGCTGGCGCTACAACCTGTTTAGCCACAATCTGTTTAGTGACCATTAGTCTTTTCTAATAGACAAATAGGGGAATCAGCCTCATGTGATACGCTGTCGATGATgaggtctaaggcaagccggctTTCTTATTACATTTCACCTTCTGAGCGAGTGTGAAATAAAGTCCATTCGTGCACTGCCGGAGTTCGAAGCTACGACCTCCGGAATGGCACATGCATGTTGAAGCTACTAAAACACTcacattaattttcattagggaatataaaatatcttatctGTAATTCGAATACCGTCATGCCCAAAACCTTGAGattcattttcaattatttactccgaatatcaaaatgtatgcAACAGTTATAATAATCCTTTATGTAATTCTgtcaataatgaaaaatataggtTTCTGATATGTATGACAATTTCAGCAACCACATCGTGTTCCTCATTAAAAATCCACAAAGATATATCTAGGTATACGTCATTTCCGTCAGTATATTGTACAATAGCGTCCCGCGTGAAGAGTATCATTCCGTTTGTGAAGGTCGCGTATCCCGATATGATGGGCGGACAGGGATATAACCAACCGGAGCCTTTGAACAAAATGGAAAGAACTGCCTGCAGGTAAATTTAGGCTCGACAATTTTCTGTAGAAATAACTTAGGGTATATAGTTAAAACTATATAAGCTAGTCTAAtttgtgaatatttaaaaaagtgataTGAACTCCGGACGTCAGAGTTgagagttattttttttcaatatccAACTGGATATTCTTACGTAAAATTTTACGCAATTGTAATCTTGACTTAATCATAGCctaaaaaaagtaatgttCGATATCGAACAActacattttgaaatttatttcaaggAATAAACTACTGTCATGCGTTGATAGAGCCATAAACCCCGAGGCGTATATGAATGAAGTAGTTTATGATTTAGATGCATTGAGTAGCTTGACAACAACCAACAACGATTCTACCTCACAGAAAAggtaagaattattttaattaatattattgtaagatGAAATCCATGTAAGCGACCACAAAACCTTTTCTAGAGCAtctctatattaatatttctcttGCTGACAAACTGTTGATAACTGCtgaattaatgtattaaaaatggaAAGATCCTTTTCAAACACAGGtttaatgtcaaaaatgtttgtatatttttctgcTTCTGTTATACTTTTAGGAATAAtctgagtttttattttattcgaatttatatttctaccaTATTGAGTTATATGTTTACTTCGATTTTCCCTAACTATAGTGGTTTTCGTATGTTATTTACAATGCCATACGTATCTTGGCTTaactattgattttaaatattaaataaaaataaagctcGATTAACCTGTGGCTGTTTCTTTACGTGTCGGCTGTACCGTTTTCGTCTTTGCGATACCGACTTCAAATAAGGAACCTCCTTTCAGTCAGACTGTCAGACAGATCGTTTTGGCCTATATGTGAATCTGGTAATATTCGTCTATGATAGTCTACTATGGATTTTAAATGCATGTACCAATTTCGTTAACTATGAGTTTGTCTGAATTTTTCAAAAACTGTTATATCGAAACTCGTATAGATGATGACTTAGAAAAAAGTACCaactttcataaaaataagttcagtAGCTTTTGAGATATTAACGcatgtttttgtttctgttaacaaataaaattggtttaatttaaataacttaaattattatttaaaaccacAGTGTGTTATTTCATAGTTTCAGTTCGGATTGTCTGTTTCTGACCAATGCGGACGAACAAGAGATAACTAAAGTAAATAGTTTCTCATCGCGTCTTAGTTTTGAATCAAGATTTGAATCGGGAAATCTGAGAAAGGTTCTGCAGGTAATgcctttgaatttaattaccACATATCCattcaaattttcaaacaatCGGAGATTTTCGTTTCGCGAGATTTTcgtttttggatttttttatagcctACCTTAAGtctatataacaatataatatgctcttcgtatataaatatgtcttaaaataacaaaaacttcaGACAGGTCCAAGAGAGTACGAGCTAATCCTAATGCCAGACGTAAACTCTACAAAGCGTCACCAATGGTTTTACTTCGAAGTAAGGAACATGCAACAAGGGCGGCCCTACATATTCAATATCGTCAACTGTGAGAAGTCGGATAGCCAGTTCAATTTCGGCATGAAACCTGTCATGTATTCTGTCAAGGAGGCGGTACTCGGAAGACCAGGTAATACTCGCTTTTATCCAGAATATTATTACTGTAAAGAAAATATGGATtctgtttgtttgtatttaactAACTCAAAAATGCTTCTgggttttttaaaaaataatttctcacTTTCACtgagaaaacaaaagatagCGTTTGTCAATTGTTTTACGATCGCGTTACAATTTGTTGTTCGTTTGTTTGTGATTGGACAGACGTAATAACGTGACGCATTGTGTTGCGTTTTAACGCGTAAGGATAggttgataaatttatttgtaaaataaacaaagcaaAGAAGGATCTGCATGACATTGCCTTCTGAAAACTATGaggataaaattttatcagcCTCCTAATCTTATAAGTACGAACATTTTTAGGATGGATCCGGGCAGGTACTGACATCTGCTACTACCGCAACAGCTACCATTATGCAAATCAAAAGAGTCACAACAAATGCTACTTAACAGTTACCTTCAACATTGAGTTTCCCCACACAAATGACGTGTGCTATCTCGCATATCATTTTCCGTTCACATACTCTATGATGCTGGTAAGTTTTTTTAGCGTATTTAGTAAACTATTAATTTCAAAGCTGGGTTGGTTACTGTGGaagaagataattattataacatcataattatgtaaaaataatggagAGGTgtcattcaaaattatttatctatttgagGACTATCTGTGGCTGCAAGCTCATAAATCTCAATTCAGATTGATTTCGGTATAGTTATCATTATTCAgtcaaatttatgttttcttttatttattaaaacttcgttacattttaaataaaattatgtaacataaattattattagggatgcaacgggccgCCTTATCGCCAACAAGCGTTCCCTTCCAGGCATCCCTAATAAGGAAAAAAGCAAAgtagagaaaaagaaaaaaaagttgttttttttttcaagcacttagaaataaaaactccATGTAACGTCATTCACAATCAATACcgcatttgttttttcaaacAAACGAAATATCAGGCGtttcaaaattgtttcatttaagAGCGATGTTCACCGATACTTTATTCGATTCGTgtatatactaaattaaatttcagacACGGATTTGGCATTGGAGCTCGCAATTGCCCCTAAATACATATCTTCGAGTGGAGCCTCTCTGCTACTCAATCAACGGCAACGAATTACCAGTCTTAACTGTATCTGCTGAAGATACGCCTTCTAACCCTGTTGTGGTACGTGACATAATGTcccatattatatttagttattatagtAGTGACATTcggaaaattattattttgattaaaattagattataattttatgtttactcATTATTGtgttacaattaaatagttcagatta
Protein-coding sequences here:
- the LOC111003815 gene encoding cytosolic carboxypeptidase 1 isoform X3, encoding MADEATSDCLFERLRLHQQRAPDSTEVARAITARINSRLTSHDKHVRQCTLEKLWNKQTGAIQMLLSILETSRDMATTTYISSILREALCLKQGKGKKCSVINDTSGSKKKECKKTGKENVPPLSKKANNTMRLQCAQDFISMKGTQTIIRRVISAVHDKRERHAGTELVIQDLVWILAPLSSRDTKFAMKVRMLGCVRTMHLILKGHFTDNKLIFPLLVIMKQLAKNPVTTSILIRDGAITTYERVLVSLGFIPTARLRLCLDAIDYFSKNKVCCMQIVKTGLCSVLLRVFDRWDRYEGRMRLKICAHILQTLQHLCNIKAGRRSLCTKKHVQTLHRFCSQCPDEPEFDGLLARVCSVITLCLRHQALPVPVTSPASFNLNPILKGTNTSWPCHDDEEEAANSDSKTINSDLDEDGPDIDIEGIDEFPDVEYDENDEKVKGENEDAKNQMKSADSLQSALWINSNERDIEDLKKYFIFFKEFGSYNRQVKLVKSRSNSRGSILEDFLVTQAANKNVPSSINLSFTTNLGSVEYDMMGSSQTPVLPAYHRIHESSSTTSCSSLKIHKDISRYTSFPSVYCTIASRVKSIIPFVKVAYPDMMGGQGYNQPEPLNKMERTACRNKLLSCVDRAINPEAYMNEVVYDLDALSSLTTTNNDSTSQKSFSSDCLFLTNADEQEITKVNSFSSRLSFESRFESGNLRKVLQTGPREYELILMPDVNSTKRHQWFYFEVRNMQQGRPYIFNIVNCEKSDSQFNFGMKPVMYSVKEAVLGRPGWIRAGTDICYYRNSYHYANQKSHNKCYLTVTFNIEFPHTNDVCYLAYHFPFTYSMMLTRIWHWSSQLPLNTYLRVEPLCYSINGNELPVLTVSAEDTPSNPVVDREIIFLTARVHPGESNASWVMDGTLGFLLADTSPAAALRAKYVFKVVPMLNVEGVINGCHRCGLTNEDLNRRWCKPNPVLHPSIYHTKGLIEYLVRVWKKPPLVYCDYHGHSRKKNVFFYGCAGAESWCSNDRLVQDEPVKYLMLPALMHRISPAFALGSCSFRVERERESTARVTVWRHLGVTRSYTMEASFCGFDRGPFKGFHLNTQHLQNVGSDFCEALNGLNDNATNVDIQLTKDINGGITAIHANTALVYRQVCGIANTF
- the LOC111003815 gene encoding cytosolic carboxypeptidase 1 isoform X2, encoding MADEATSDCLFERLRLHQQRAPDSTEVARAITARINSRLTSHDKHVRQCTLEKLWNKQTGAIQMLLSILETSRDMATTTYISSILREALCLKQGKGKKCSVINDTSGSKKKECKKTGKENVPPLSKKANNIARQQCCQHLISLNGTQVLLRTIITTHGKRDGNVGTELMLHDLVWILAALSPKDTKFAMKVRMLGCVRTMHLILKGHFTDNKLIFPLLVIMKQLAKNPVTTSILIRDGAITTYERVLVSLGFIPTARLRLCLDAIDYFSKNKVCCMQIVKTGLCSVLLRVFDRWDRYEGRMRLKICAHILQTLQHLCNIKAGRRSLCTKKHVQTLHRFCSQCPDEPEFDGLLARVCSVITLCLRHQALPVPVTSPASFNLNPILKGTNTSWPCHDDEEEAANSDSKTINSDLDEDGPDIDIEGIDEFPDVEYDENDEKVKGENEDAKNQMKSADSLQSALWINSNERDIEDLKKYFIFFKEFGSYNRQVKLVKSRSNSRGSILEDFLVTQAANKNVPSSINLSFTTNLGSVEYDMMGSSQTPVLPAYHRIHESSSTTSCSSLKIHKDISRYTSFPSVYCTIASRVKSIIPFVKVAYPDMMGGQGYNQPEPLNKMERTACRNKLLSCVDRAINPEAYMNEVVYDLDALSSLTTTNNDSTSQKSFSSDCLFLTNADEQEITKVNSFSSRLSFESRFESGNLRKVLQTGPREYELILMPDVNSTKRHQWFYFEVRNMQQGRPYIFNIVNCEKSDSQFNFGMKPVMYSVKEAVLGRPGWIRAGTDICYYRNSYHYANQKSHNKCYLTVTFNIEFPHTNDVCYLAYHFPFTYSMMLTRIWHWSSQLPLNTYLRVEPLCYSINGNELPVLTVSAEDTPSNPVVDREIIFLTARVHPGESNASWVMDGTLGFLLADTSPAAALRAKYVFKVVPMLNVEGVINGCHRCGLTNEDLNRRWCKPNPVLHPSIYHTKGLIEYLVRVWKKPPLVYCDYHGHSRKKNVFFYGCAGAESWCSNDRLVQDEPVKYLMLPALMHRISPAFALGSCSFRVERERESTARVTVWRHLGVTRSYTMEASFCGFDRGPFKGFHLNTQHLQNVGSDFCEALNGLNDNATNVDIQLTKDINGEIAIDSEPGSGSDSVLKTDSDEDFD
- the LOC111003815 gene encoding cytosolic carboxypeptidase 1 isoform X1 gives rise to the protein MADEATSDCLFERLRLHQQRAPDSTEVARAITARINSRLTSHDKHVRQCTLEKLWNKQTGAIQMLLSILETSRDMATTTYISSILREALCLKQGKGKKCSVINDTSGSKKKECKKTGKENVPPLSKKANNTMRLQCAQDFISMKGTQTIIRRVISAVHDKRERHAGTELVIQDLVWILAPLSSRDTKFAMKVRMLGCVRTMHLILKGHFTDNKLIFPLLVIMKQLAKNPVTTSILIRDGAITTYERVLVSLGFIPTARLRLCLDAIDYFSKNKVCCMQIVKTGLCSVLLRVFDRWDRYEGRMRLKICAHILQTLQHLCNIKAGRRSLCTKKHVQTLHRFCSQCPDEPEFDGLLARVCSVITLCLRHQALPVPVTSPASFNLNPILKGTNTSWPCHDDEEEAANSDSKTINSDLDEDGPDIDIEGIDEFPDVEYDENDEKVKGENEDAKNQMKSADSLQSALWINSNERDIEDLKKYFIFFKEFGSYNRQVKLVKSRSNSRGSILEDFLVTQAANKNVPSSINLSFTTNLGSVEYDMMGSSQTPVLPAYHRIHESSSTTSCSSLKIHKDISRYTSFPSVYCTIASRVKSIIPFVKVAYPDMMGGQGYNQPEPLNKMERTACRNKLLSCVDRAINPEAYMNEVVYDLDALSSLTTTNNDSTSQKSFSSDCLFLTNADEQEITKVNSFSSRLSFESRFESGNLRKVLQTGPREYELILMPDVNSTKRHQWFYFEVRNMQQGRPYIFNIVNCEKSDSQFNFGMKPVMYSVKEAVLGRPGWIRAGTDICYYRNSYHYANQKSHNKCYLTVTFNIEFPHTNDVCYLAYHFPFTYSMMLTRIWHWSSQLPLNTYLRVEPLCYSINGNELPVLTVSAEDTPSNPVVDREIIFLTARVHPGESNASWVMDGTLGFLLADTSPAAALRAKYVFKVVPMLNVEGVINGCHRCGLTNEDLNRRWCKPNPVLHPSIYHTKGLIEYLVRVWKKPPLVYCDYHGHSRKKNVFFYGCAGAESWCSNDRLVQDEPVKYLMLPALMHRISPAFALGSCSFRVERERESTARVTVWRHLGVTRSYTMEASFCGFDRGPFKGFHLNTQHLQNVGSDFCEALNGLNDNATNVDIQLTKDINGEIAIDSEPGSGSDSVLKTDSDEDFD
- the LOC111003815 gene encoding cytosolic carboxypeptidase 1 isoform X4; the protein is MADEATSDCLFERLRLHQQRAPDSTEVARAITARINSRLTSHDKHVRQCTLEKLWNKQTGAIQMLLSILETSRDMATTTYISSILREALCLKQGKGKKCSANNTMRLQCAQDFISMKGTQTIIRRVISAVHDKRERHAGTELVIQDLVWILAPLSSRDTKFAMKVRMLGCVRTMHLILKGHFTDNKLIFPLLVIMKQLAKNPVTTSILIRDGAITTYERVLVSLGFIPTARLRLCLDAIDYFSKNKVCCMQIVKTGLCSVLLRVFDRWDRYEGRMRLKICAHILQTLQHLCNIKAGRRSLCTKKHVQTLHRFCSQCPDEPEFDGLLARVCSVITLCLRHQALPVPVTSPASFNLNPILKGTNTSWPCHDDEEEAANSDSKTINSDLDEDGPDIDIEGIDEFPDVEYDENDEKVKGENEDAKNQMKSADSLQSALWINSNERDIEDLKKYFIFFKEFGSYNRQVKLVKSRSNSRGSILEDFLVTQAANKNVPSSINLSFTTNLGSVEYDMMGSSQTPVLPAYHRIHESSSTTSCSSLKIHKDISRYTSFPSVYCTIASRVKSIIPFVKVAYPDMMGGQGYNQPEPLNKMERTACRNKLLSCVDRAINPEAYMNEVVYDLDALSSLTTTNNDSTSQKSFSSDCLFLTNADEQEITKVNSFSSRLSFESRFESGNLRKVLQTGPREYELILMPDVNSTKRHQWFYFEVRNMQQGRPYIFNIVNCEKSDSQFNFGMKPVMYSVKEAVLGRPGWIRAGTDICYYRNSYHYANQKSHNKCYLTVTFNIEFPHTNDVCYLAYHFPFTYSMMLTRIWHWSSQLPLNTYLRVEPLCYSINGNELPVLTVSAEDTPSNPVVDREIIFLTARVHPGESNASWVMDGTLGFLLADTSPAAALRAKYVFKVVPMLNVEGVINGCHRCGLTNEDLNRRWCKPNPVLHPSIYHTKGLIEYLVRVWKKPPLVYCDYHGHSRKKNVFFYGCAGAESWCSNDRLVQDEPVKYLMLPALMHRISPAFALGSCSFRVERERESTARVTVWRHLGVTRSYTMEASFCGFDRGPFKGFHLNTQHLQNVGSDFCEALNGLNDNATNVDIQLTKDINGEIAIDSEPGSGSDSVLKTDSDEDFD
- the LOC111003815 gene encoding cytosolic carboxypeptidase 1 isoform X5; translated protein: MADEATSDCLFERLRLHQQRAPDSTEVARAITARINSRLTSHDKHVRQCTLEKLWNKQTGAIQMLLSILETSRDMATTTYISSILREALCLKQGKGKKCSANNIARQQCCQHLISLNGTQVLLRTIITTHGKRDGNVGTELMLHDLVWILAALSPKDTKFAMKVRMLGCVRTMHLILKGHFTDNKLIFPLLVIMKQLAKNPVTTSILIRDGAITTYERVLVSLGFIPTARLRLCLDAIDYFSKNKVCCMQIVKTGLCSVLLRVFDRWDRYEGRMRLKICAHILQTLQHLCNIKAGRRSLCTKKHVQTLHRFCSQCPDEPEFDGLLARVCSVITLCLRHQALPVPVTSPASFNLNPILKGTNTSWPCHDDEEEAANSDSKTINSDLDEDGPDIDIEGIDEFPDVEYDENDEKVKGENEDAKNQMKSADSLQSALWINSNERDIEDLKKYFIFFKEFGSYNRQVKLVKSRSNSRGSILEDFLVTQAANKNVPSSINLSFTTNLGSVEYDMMGSSQTPVLPAYHRIHESSSTTSCSSLKIHKDISRYTSFPSVYCTIASRVKSIIPFVKVAYPDMMGGQGYNQPEPLNKMERTACRNKLLSCVDRAINPEAYMNEVVYDLDALSSLTTTNNDSTSQKSFSSDCLFLTNADEQEITKVNSFSSRLSFESRFESGNLRKVLQTGPREYELILMPDVNSTKRHQWFYFEVRNMQQGRPYIFNIVNCEKSDSQFNFGMKPVMYSVKEAVLGRPGWIRAGTDICYYRNSYHYANQKSHNKCYLTVTFNIEFPHTNDVCYLAYHFPFTYSMMLTRIWHWSSQLPLNTYLRVEPLCYSINGNELPVLTVSAEDTPSNPVVDREIIFLTARVHPGESNASWVMDGTLGFLLADTSPAAALRAKYVFKVVPMLNVEGVINGCHRCGLTNEDLNRRWCKPNPVLHPSIYHTKGLIEYLVRVWKKPPLVYCDYHGHSRKKNVFFYGCAGAESWCSNDRLVQDEPVKYLMLPALMHRISPAFALGSCSFRVERERESTARVTVWRHLGVTRSYTMEASFCGFDRGPFKGFHLNTQHLQNVGSDFCEALNGLNDNATNVDIQLTKDINGEIAIDSEPGSGSDSVLKTDSDEDFD